The Pyrus communis chromosome 2, drPyrComm1.1, whole genome shotgun sequence genome includes a window with the following:
- the LOC137724895 gene encoding branched-chain-amino-acid aminotransferase 6-like, with protein MTNLYSLSYLLPFLFFCICIYLNRNNDEAYVNFNWDKLGFGLTPTDYIYIMKISGKDNFSEGSLSHYGNIEISPSAAIFNYGQGLFEGLKAYRRPDGGIQLFRPELNALRMKNGADRLCMPSPPVDVFVDAVKKTVLANQRWVPPPGKGSLYIRPLLMGSGPVLGIGPAPECTFLIFTSPIGNWYKCGPSMNLYVENEVPRATPGGTGAIKSITNYSPVFEAVNKAKAKGFTDVLFLDAATGKNVEEVSSCNVFIMKDNVILTPPTNGTILPGVTRKSIIEIALHLKYKVEERDVPLVDVLTADEVFCTGTAVGVTAVASVTDHDKRVEYRTGEKSVSQKLRVMLTEIQTGVVEDKMGWTMQIH; from the exons ATGACCA ACTTGTATTCATTGTCTTACCTtttaccttttcttttcttttgtatatGCATTTATTTGAATAGAAATAATGACGAAGCGTATGTCAACTTCAACTGGGACAAGCTAGGGTTTGGCCTCACTCCAACTGACTACATATATATCATGAAAATTTCTGGAAAAGATAACTTCTCAGAAGGATCTCTAAGTCACTATGGAAACATAGAGATAAGCCCATCTGCTGCAATTTTCAATTATGGGCAG GGATTGTTTGAAGGTCTGAAGGCATATCGAAGGCCAGATGGTGGCATTCAACTATTTAGGCCAGAACTGAATGCCCTGCGCATGAAAAATGGAGCAGACAGACTCTGCATGCCATCCCCACCAGTTGATGTATTTGTTGATGCTGTAAAAAAAACTGTCCTTGCCAACCAGCGATGG GTGCCTCCACCAGGTAAAGGATCATTATACATTAGGCCTCTGCTTATGGGAAGTGGACCTGTTCTGGGTATTGGACCAGCCCCTGAATGCACATTCCTCATATTCACCTCTCCCATCGGAAATTGGTACAAG TGTGGCCCTAGCATGAATTTGTACGTTGAGAATGAGGTTCCTAGGGCTACTCCTGGTGGAACCGGAGCCATTAAAAGCATCACCAATTATTCACCG GTTTTTGAAGCAGTAAACAAAGCTAAGGCAAAAGGGTTCACTGATGTCTTATTTCTGGACGCGGCCACTGGAAAAAATGTTGAGGAAGTTTCTTCATGCAATGTTTTCATTATGAAG GATAATGTGATTTTAACACCACCAACCAATGGAACTATTCTTCCAGGGGTCACAAGAAAAAGCATCATAGAAATTGCTCTTCATCTGAAGTACAAG GTGGAGGAACGTGATGTTCCACTAGTGGATGTGCTAACAGCTGATGAAGTGTTCTGCACAGGGACTGCAGTGGGTGTCACTGCTGTTGCTAGTGTAACAGATCATGATAAAAG GGTTGAATACCGAACTGGAGAAAAATCAGTCTCTCAAAAGTTGCGGGTAATGCTTACAGAGATTCAAACAGGCGTGGTCGAGGACAAGATGGGATGGACCATGCAGATTCATTGA
- the LOC137727048 gene encoding basic form of pathogenesis-related protein 1-like produces MGYSSNLLLCIFSTAIIVAAHTSLARKVGYYPPNPHQDFVDEHNRARAAVGVGPIKWNDTVAAYAQQYANTRVRGCDMEHSGGPYGENLAEGYGEMTGAQAVKFWVTEKPNYNYASNKCVGDECGHYTQVVWRNSIHLGCARVKCDNNWVFVICSYDPPGNYEDERPY; encoded by the coding sequence ATGGGGTACTCTAGTAACCTTTTACTATGCATATTCTCCACAGCAATAATCGTAGCTGCTCATACCTCCCTAGCCCGGAAAGTCGGTTATTATCCCCCTAACCCTCACCAAGACTTCGTCGATGAACACAACAGAGCTCGGGCAGCAGTTGGTGTCGGTCCGATCAAATGGAACGACACTGTAGCAGCCTATGCTCAGCAGTATGCCAATACAAGAGTGAGAGGGTGTGACATGGAGCATTCAGGAGGGCCTTATGGTGAGAACTTGGCTGAAGGCTATGGAGAAATGACCGGTGCTCAAGCTGTGAAGTTTTGGGTGACTGAGAAACCCAACTATAACTACGCCTCCAATAagtgtgttggtgatgaatgcggACATTATACCCAGGTGGTTTGGCGCAACTCGATTCATCTTGGATGTGCAAGGGTCAAGTGTGACAATAATTGGGTTTTTGTCATTTGCAGCTATGATCCTCCTGGTAACTATGAGGATGAACGTCCATACTAA
- the LOC137724896 gene encoding uncharacterized protein yields the protein MITVCNHDSYFVQKKDDFGAMGLLHEQKITAALRMLVYGASADQVDEITRMGKSTILESMMRFCAVIESIYTVEYLWRPTDMDLQRLLKKGEMRGFPRMIRSIDCMH from the coding sequence atgattactgtttgcaaccatgattcttactttgtgcaaaagaaggatGATTTTGGCGCTATGGGTCTCCTTcatgagcaaaaaattactgctgccttgcggatgcttgtatatggagcatctgcagaccaagtggatgagataacgaggatggggaaatcaaccattcttgagtccatgatgaggttttgcgcagtaatcgaatctatctacactgTAGAGTACCTCTGGAGACCTACTGACATGGAtttgcaaaggcttctgaagaagggCGAGATGCGAGGTTTTCCTAGGATGATTAGAAGCATCGACTGTATGCACTAG